From the genome of Maribacter algicola, one region includes:
- a CDS encoding alpha-amylase family glycosyl hydrolase encodes MKYSSIILLFLLFFGLSCKLDRKEVAKEPIIKKDSVLNKDLPFAWEGANIYFLLTDRFNNANPDNDVNFNRDNPTGKLRGFMGGDIQGISEKIEEGYFDELGVNAIWFTPVVEQIHGDTDEGTGNTYGYHGYWAKDWTALDSNFGTKQDLADLVKKAHDHGIRVLMDVVVNHTGPITEEDPAWPDEWVIREPTCEFTNYENTTNCTLVNNLPDVRTLSDESVELPDHLLAKWKKEGRLSTELDELQLFFERTGYPRSPRFYIIKWLTDYVHELGIDGFRVDTVKHVNENVWTELYREASYAFETWKRKHPDAVLDDNPFYMVGEVYGYGISGGREYDFGDKKVDYFDHGFKSLINFELKNDASKEYDSIFSKYSRLLRTKLKGKSALNYLTSHDDGSPFDKDRKEPKRAANVLLLTPGASQIYYGDETARSLVIDSTQGDATLRSFMNWEDLDKESTKDILDHWRKLGKFRREHLAVGAGRHRRLSKSPYTFGRTYMNGDVKDKVVIALDLPDGEKSIWVKGFFGDGTKLFDAYSQTEVTVENGKVVLDNDYDISLLELRE; translated from the coding sequence ATGAAATATTCCAGTATTATCCTTCTTTTTTTGTTGTTCTTTGGTCTCTCATGCAAGCTAGATCGAAAAGAAGTTGCAAAGGAACCCATAATTAAAAAGGACAGTGTTTTAAACAAAGACCTTCCTTTTGCCTGGGAAGGGGCCAATATTTATTTCTTGTTGACCGATCGTTTCAACAATGCAAATCCAGATAACGACGTGAATTTCAATAGGGACAATCCTACCGGAAAGCTCAGGGGATTCATGGGTGGGGACATTCAAGGTATATCGGAAAAAATAGAGGAAGGGTATTTTGATGAACTGGGCGTAAACGCCATATGGTTTACCCCGGTTGTGGAACAAATTCATGGCGATACGGATGAAGGTACAGGAAATACCTATGGCTACCATGGGTATTGGGCCAAGGATTGGACGGCCCTGGATTCCAATTTTGGAACAAAACAGGATTTGGCAGATTTGGTAAAAAAAGCGCACGACCATGGTATACGGGTTTTAATGGATGTAGTGGTCAACCACACCGGGCCTATTACGGAAGAGGATCCCGCATGGCCGGATGAATGGGTTATTAGGGAACCTACCTGTGAGTTTACGAATTATGAAAACACTACCAATTGTACTTTGGTCAACAATTTACCGGATGTAAGAACACTTTCTGATGAATCCGTGGAATTACCGGACCATCTTTTGGCCAAATGGAAAAAGGAAGGACGATTGAGCACTGAGCTGGACGAGCTCCAATTGTTTTTTGAAAGAACGGGTTATCCCAGGTCCCCAAGATTTTATATCATAAAATGGCTGACCGATTACGTCCACGAACTTGGTATAGATGGTTTTAGGGTAGATACCGTGAAACATGTGAACGAGAATGTATGGACAGAATTATATAGGGAGGCATCCTATGCCTTTGAAACCTGGAAACGAAAGCACCCCGATGCCGTTTTGGACGATAACCCTTTCTACATGGTGGGCGAGGTCTATGGCTATGGTATTTCAGGCGGAAGAGAGTATGATTTTGGCGACAAAAAAGTGGACTATTTCGACCATGGTTTCAAAAGCCTTATCAATTTTGAGTTAAAGAATGATGCCTCCAAGGAATATGACTCTATTTTTTCAAAATACAGTAGACTATTGAGAACTAAATTAAAGGGTAAAAGCGCGCTTAACTATCTAACCTCCCATGACGACGGAAGTCCATTTGACAAGGATAGAAAGGAACCTAAAAGAGCGGCCAATGTACTCTTGCTTACTCCAGGGGCTTCCCAAATTTATTACGGTGATGAAACGGCCAGGAGTTTGGTCATAGACAGTACCCAAGGTGATGCCACGTTGCGTTCCTTTATGAACTGGGAAGATTTGGATAAGGAGTCGACCAAAGATATTTTGGACCATTGGAGAAAACTTGGGAAATTTAGAAGGGAACACTTGGCGGTTGGCGCCGGTAGACATCGCAGATTGTCCAAATCACCCTACACCTTTGGAAGAACCTATATGAACGGGGATGTAAAGGATAAGGTGGTCATTGCCCTGGACTTGCCAGACGGTGAAAAATCCATTTGGGTGAAAGGTTTTTTTGGGGATGGTACAAAACTGTTCGATGCCTACTCCCAAACCGAGGTAACCGTAGAAAACGGTAAGGTTGTATTGGACAACGATTACGATATTTCCCTCTTGGAATTGCGGGAATAA
- a CDS encoding carboxypeptidase-like regulatory domain-containing protein, translating into MRIFFIGLFCFFSLIGLAQEGTETSTIKAIVKNAQSNLPMESVHVVNLNQVVGTITNEKGEFSITAAVNDTLFFSYLGFKSQKIRVTNDMFKFENTEIALTELAYALEEVIVRPYQLTGYLEIDVKNLPINNAYQYSISGLSVGYEGGNKNPSAVTKVLGAILNPADLLRNLFGKRPNQMRKLRQMKEDDRIRDLLASKFDRETLVELLQLEKMDIQDILNNCNYSQSFITTANDLQILDAISSCYEEFKVLNRKK; encoded by the coding sequence ATGCGCATTTTTTTTATAGGACTATTTTGTTTTTTTAGCCTGATTGGTTTAGCCCAAGAGGGCACTGAAACCAGCACTATAAAAGCCATCGTTAAAAACGCGCAATCAAATCTTCCTATGGAGAGCGTACACGTTGTCAACCTGAATCAGGTGGTGGGAACCATTACCAATGAGAAAGGTGAATTCTCCATTACCGCAGCTGTAAATGACACCCTGTTTTTTTCCTACCTTGGTTTTAAATCCCAAAAAATTAGGGTAACGAACGATATGTTCAAATTTGAGAACACGGAGATTGCCCTTACGGAGTTGGCCTATGCCCTAGAGGAGGTTATCGTTAGGCCATATCAGCTTACCGGCTATTTGGAAATCGATGTTAAAAATCTTCCCATAAATAATGCTTATCAGTACAGTATATCCGGTCTATCGGTAGGATACGAGGGTGGAAATAAAAATCCCAGTGCGGTAACCAAAGTTCTGGGCGCCATTTTAAATCCGGCTGATTTACTCAGAAACCTTTTCGGCAAGAGGCCCAATCAGATGCGAAAATTAAGGCAGATGAAGGAGGATGATAGGATCAGGGACCTGTTGGCCTCCAAGTTTGATAGGGAAACCCTGGTAGAACTGCTTCAACTCGAAAAAATGGATATCCAAGACATCCTAAACAATTGCAATTATTCGCAATCCTTCATTACCACCGCCAACGATCTCCAGATCTTGGATGCCATTAGTAGTTGTTACGAGGAATTCAAGGTCCTAAATAGGAAAAAATAA
- a CDS encoding DEAD/DEAH box helicase: protein MTKFEALGLDKSLLDAVADLGFETPSEVQEKAIPILLESDTDLVALAQTGTGKTAAFGFPLIQKIDGNSRTTQGLILSPTRELCLQITNELQLYSKYERNISVVAIYGGASITEQARQIKRGAQIVVATPGRMKDMISRGLVDITKIDYCILDEADEMLNMGFFEDIQDILSNTPNDKSTWLFSATMPKEVAIIAKKFMHSPQEITVGTKNSGATTVQHEYYVVSGRDRYPALKRLADTNPDIFSVVFCRTKRDTQKVAEKLIEDGYNAGALHGDLSQNQRDLVMNAFRKKQIQMLVATDVAARGIDVDDITHVINYQLPDEIETYTHRSGRTGRAGKSGISMVIITRSELRKIKAIENKIKQDFIQKNIPTGIEICEIQLYHLANKIKDTKINPEIDSYLPAINDVLKGIDREDLIKKIVSVEFTRFFNYYNKTKDLNSSSERSNDDGRVSYSDNGNGSVRYFINVGEKDGYDWMSLKDFIRDTVGLGKEDVYKVDVKESFSFFNTEAAVTEQILSTFTEFKVDGRFVNVEVSKNPGGGGGNRRSKGGKDKGKRKNSFRGDDKGRGKGRDRGSSSSPNSGKRRSKKRKGDFF, encoded by the coding sequence GCCCAAACAGGTACTGGAAAAACCGCCGCTTTTGGATTTCCCCTTATTCAAAAAATTGACGGAAACAGCCGTACGACCCAAGGGTTGATCCTCTCCCCTACAAGGGAACTTTGCTTGCAGATTACCAACGAACTGCAACTCTATTCCAAGTATGAACGTAATATAAGCGTAGTTGCCATCTACGGTGGTGCCAGTATTACGGAACAGGCCAGACAGATCAAAAGAGGGGCCCAAATTGTAGTGGCCACCCCAGGTAGGATGAAGGACATGATCAGCAGGGGTCTTGTAGATATTACAAAAATCGATTATTGCATTCTGGACGAGGCAGATGAAATGCTCAACATGGGCTTTTTTGAAGATATTCAGGACATTCTTTCAAATACACCCAACGATAAATCTACCTGGCTGTTCTCTGCAACCATGCCTAAGGAGGTTGCTATAATCGCCAAAAAGTTTATGCATTCCCCACAGGAAATAACGGTAGGCACAAAAAACTCTGGGGCGACCACCGTGCAGCACGAATATTACGTCGTAAGCGGTAGGGATCGATATCCTGCGCTAAAAAGATTGGCTGATACCAATCCGGACATATTTTCCGTAGTTTTCTGCAGAACCAAAAGGGATACACAAAAAGTGGCCGAAAAATTGATTGAGGATGGGTACAACGCCGGTGCTTTGCATGGGGACCTAAGCCAAAATCAGCGAGATTTGGTCATGAACGCCTTTAGAAAAAAACAGATCCAAATGTTGGTCGCCACCGATGTGGCCGCCAGGGGAATCGACGTGGATGATATTACCCACGTCATCAACTACCAGTTGCCAGATGAAATAGAGACCTATACCCATAGAAGTGGCAGGACGGGCAGAGCTGGAAAATCGGGAATATCCATGGTCATCATTACACGTAGCGAGCTACGCAAAATTAAGGCCATTGAAAATAAGATAAAACAGGATTTTATTCAGAAAAATATTCCTACAGGTATAGAAATCTGTGAGATACAATTATATCACCTTGCCAATAAAATAAAGGATACGAAAATAAACCCTGAGATTGACAGCTATTTACCGGCTATCAATGATGTTTTAAAAGGTATAGATCGTGAAGACCTTATCAAAAAAATTGTTTCCGTAGAATTCACCAGGTTTTTCAATTACTATAATAAAACCAAAGATTTAAATTCATCCTCCGAAAGGTCCAATGATGATGGTAGGGTCTCCTACTCGGATAATGGTAATGGTTCGGTTCGCTATTTTATCAACGTTGGGGAGAAAGATGGTTATGACTGGATGTCCCTAAAGGACTTCATCCGTGATACGGTTGGCCTAGGAAAGGAAGATGTTTATAAAGTAGATGTAAAGGAAAGTTTTTCGTTCTTTAATACGGAAGCGGCGGTTACCGAACAAATTCTTAGCACTTTTACCGAATTTAAGGTCGATGGCCGTTTTGTGAATGTTGAAGTTTCCAAAAACCCCGGCGGTGGCGGCGGCAACCGTCGAAGTAAGGGAGGAAAAGACAAGGGAAAAAGAAAAAATAGTTTCAGGGGCGACGACAAAGGCCGAGGCAAAGGAAGAGATCGAGGAAGTTCCAGTAGTCCTAACTCCGGAAAGCGAAGAAGTAAAAAAAGAAAAGGTGATTTCTTTTAG